From the genome of Spinacia oleracea cultivar Varoflay chromosome 2, BTI_SOV_V1, whole genome shotgun sequence, one region includes:
- the LOC110779573 gene encoding uncharacterized protein: MGSKERESKGYAWAVTAGFIAALAAISAKFFSSQIVKYSLVIMFNVTMWGCYINSLRALSSLQATVTNFATNFLSSGLAGYFLFEETLPIKWFAGALLIVVGVFILTKSSIEKKTNTD; this comes from the exons atgggaagtaaagagagagaaagcaaaGGGTACGCATGGGCTGTTACAGCGGGCTTCATCGCAGCTTTAGCTGCTATTTCCGCAAAGTTTTTCTCTTCTCAG ATTGTGAAATACAGCCTTGTGATTATGTTCAATGTGACAATGTGGGGATGCTACATCAACAGCCTTAGAGCGCTGTCATCTTTACAAGCTACAGTGACAAACTTTGCAACGAATTTTCTCTCGTCTGGTCTGGCTGGTTATTTTCTTTTCGAAGAAACCCTACCAATCAAG TGGTTTGCAGGTGCCTTGCTGATTGTAGTAGGTGTATTCATACTCACTAAATCAAGCATAGAGAAGAAAACAAACACTGATTAG